The Musa acuminata AAA Group cultivar baxijiao unplaced genomic scaffold, Cavendish_Baxijiao_AAA HiC_scaffold_987, whole genome shotgun sequence genome has a segment encoding these proteins:
- the LOC135665344 gene encoding photosystem I P700 chlorophyll a apoprotein A1: protein MIIRSPEPEVKIVVDRDPIKTSFEEWARPGHFSRTIAKGPDTTTWIWNLHADAHDFDSHTSDLEEISRKVFSAHFGQLSIIFLWLSGMYFHGARFSNYEAWLSDPTHIAPSAQVVWPIVGQEILNGDVGGGFRGIQITSGFFQIWRASGITSELQLYCTAIGALVFASLMLFAGWFHYHKAAPKLAWFQDVESMLNHHLAGLLGLGSLSWAGHQIHVSLPINQFLDAGVDPKEIPLPHEFILNRDLLAQLYPSFAEGATPFFTLNWSKYAEFLTFRGGLDPITGGLWLTDIAHHHLAIAILFLIAGHMYRTNWGIGHSIKDILEAHKGPFTGQGHKGLYEILTTSWHAQLSLNLAMLGSLTIIVAHHMYSMPPYPYLAIDYGTQLSLFTHHMWIGGFLIVGAAAHAAIFMVRDYDPTTRYNDLLDRVLRHRDAIISHLNWACIFLGFHSFGLYIHNDTMSALGRPQDMFSDTAIQLQPIFAQWVQNTHALAPGITAPGATASTSLTWGGGELVAVGGKVALLPIPLGTADFLVHHIHAFTIHVTVLILLKGVLFARSSRLIPDKANLGFRFPCDGPGRGGTCQVSAWDHVFLGLFWMYNAISVVIFHFSWKMQSDVWGTISDQGVVTHITGGNFAQSSITINGWLRDFLWAQASQVIQSYGSSLSAYGLFFLGAHFVWAFSLMFLFSGRGYWQELIESIVWAHNKLKVAPATQPRALSIVQGRAVGVTHYLLGGIATTWAFFLARIIAVG from the coding sequence atgattattcgttcgccggaaccagaagtgaaaattgttgtagatagggatcccataaaaacgtctttcgaggaatgggccagacccggccatttctcaagaacaatagctaagggccctgatactaccacttggatctggaacctacatgctgatgctcacgatttcgatagtcataccagtgatttggaggagatctctcgaaaagtatttagtgctcattttggtcaactctccattatctttctttggctgagtggcatgtacttccatggcgctcgtttttccaattatgaagcatggctaagtgatcctactcacattgcacccagtgcccaggtagtttggccaatagtaggtcaagaaatattgaatggtgatgtgggtggaggtttccgaggaatacaaataacctccgggttttttcagatttggcgagcatctggaataactagtgaattacaactctattgtaccgccattggcgcattggtctttgcatcgttaatgctttttgctggttggttccattatcacaaagccgcccccaaattggcttggttccaagatgtagaatctatgttaaatcaccacttagcggggttactaggacttgggtctctttcttgggcgggacaccaaatccatgtatctttaccgattaaccaatttctcgacgctggagttgatcctaaagagataccgcttcctcatgaatttatcttgaatcgggaccttttggctcaactttatcccagttttgccgagggagcaaccccctttttcaccttgaattggtcaaaatacgcggaatttcttacttttcgcggaggattggacccaataacaggtggtctatggctgaccgatattgcacaccatcatttagctattgcaattcttttcctgatcgctggtcatatgtatagaacCAACTGGGGCATTGGTCATAGCATTAAAGACATTTTAGAGGCTCATAAAGGTCCATTTACAGGCCAGGGCCATAAAGGACTCTATGAAATCCTAACAACGTCGTGGCATGCTCAATTATCTCTTAACCTGGCTATGTTAGGCTCTTTAACCATTATTGTAGCTCACCATATGTATTCCATGCCTCCCTATCCATACCTAGCTATTGACTATGGTACACAACTTTCGTTGTTCACACATCACATGTGGATCGGTGGGTTTCTCATAGTTGGTGCTGCTGCACATGCAGCAATTTTTATGGTAAGAGATTACGATCCAACTACTCGATACAACGATCTATTAGATCGTGTCCTTAGACACCGCGATGCAATCATATCACATCTTAACTGGGCATGTATATTTCTGGGTTTTCACAGTTTTGGCTTGTATATTCATAATGATACCATGAGCGCTTTAGGGCGTCCACAAGATATGTTTTCAGATACCGCTATACAATTACAACCCATCTTTGCTCAATGGGTACAAAACACCCATGCTTTAGCACCCGGCATAACAGCTCCTGGTGCAACAGCAAGTACCAGCTTAACTTGGGGAGGTGGTGAGTTGGTAGCAGTAGGCGGCAAAGTAGCTTTGTTACCTATTCCATTAGGAACCGCAGACTTCTTAGTCCATCATATTCATGCATTTACGATCCACGTGACTGTATTGATACTACTGAAAGGTGTTCTATTTGCTCGCAGTTCCCGTTTGATACCTGATAAAGCAAATCTTGGTTTTCGTTTTCCTTGTGATGGACCTGGAAGAGGGGGGACATGTCAAGTATCTGCCTGGGATCATGTCTTCTTAGGTCTATTCTGGATGTACAATGCGATTTCCGTAGTTATTTTCCATTTCAGTTGGAAAATGCAGTCGGATGTTTGGGGTACTATAAGTGATCAAGGGGTAGTAACTCATATTACAGGAGGAAACTTTGCGCAGAGTTCCATTACTATTAATGGGTGGCTTCGAGATTTCTTATGGGCACAGGCATCTCAGGTAATTCAGTCTTATGGTTCTTCATTATCTGCATATGGTCTCTTTTTCTTAGGTGCTCATTTTGTCTGGGCTTTCAGTTTAATGTTTCTATTCAGTGGCCGTGGTTATTGGCAAGAACTCATTGAATCCATCGTTTGGGCTCATAACAAATTAAAAGTTGCTCCTGCTACTCAGCCTAGAGCCTTGAGCATTGTACAAGGACGTGCTGTAGGAGTAACCCATTACCTTCTGGGTGGAATTGCCACAACATGGGCATTCTTCTTAGCAAGAATTATTGCAGTAGGATAA
- the LOC135665345 gene encoding photosystem I P700 chlorophyll a apoprotein A2 has protein sequence MALRFPRFSQGLAQDPTTRRIWFGIATAHDFESHDDITEERLYQNIFASHFGQLAIIFLWTSGNLFHVAWQGNFESWIQDPLHVRPIAHAIWDPHFGQPAVEAFTRGGATGPVNIAYSGVYQWWYTIGLRTNEDLYTGALFLLFLSAISLIAGWLHLQPKWKPSVSWFKNAESRLNHHLSGLFGVSSLAWTGHLVHVAIPGSRGQYVRWNNFLDVLPYPQGLGPLFTGQWNLYAQNPDSSSHLFGTSQGTGTAILTLLGGFHPQTQSLWLTDIAHHHLAIAFIFLIAGHMYRTNFGIGHSIKDLLETHIPPGGRLGRGHKGLYDTINNSLHFQLGLALASLGVITSLVAQHMYSLPAYAFIAQDFTTQAALYTHHQYIAGFIMTGAFAHGAIFFIRDYNPEQNEDNVLARMLDHKEAIISHLSWASLFLGFHTLGLYVHNDVMLAFGTPEKQILIEPIFAQWIQSAHGKTSYGFDVLLSSTNGPAFNAGRSIWLPGWLNAVNENSNSLFLTIGPGDFLVHHAIALGLHTTTLILVKGALDARGSKLMPDKKDFGYSFPCDGPGRGGTCDISAWDAFYLAVFWMLNTIGWVTFYWHWKHITLWQGNVSQFNESSTYLMGWLRDYLWLNSSQLINGYNPFGMNSLSVWAWMFLFGHLVWATGFMFLISWRGYWQELIETLAWAHERTPLANLIRWRDKPVALSIVQARLVGLAHFSVGYIFTYAAFLIASTSGKFG, from the coding sequence ATGGCATTAAGATTTCCGAGGTTTAGCCAAGGCTTAGCTCAGGACCCCACTACTCGTCGTATTTGGTTTGGTATTGCTACCGCACATGACTTCGAGAGTCATGATGATATTACTGAGGAACGTCTTTATCAGAACATTTTTGCTTCTCACTTTGGGCAATTAGCAATAATCTTTCTGTGGACGTCCGGAAATCTCTTTCATGTAGCTTGGCAAGGAAATTTTGAGTCATGGATACAAGACCCTTTACATGTAAGACCTATTGCTCATGCAATTTGGGATCCTCATTTTGGTCAACCAGCTGTAGAAGCCTTTACTCGAGGAGGTGCTACCGGTCCAGTGAATATCGCTTATTCCGGCGTTTATCAGTGGTGGTATACAATCGGATTACGCACTAATGAAGATCTTTATACTGGAGctctttttctattatttctttctgctaTATCCTTAATAGCGGGTTGGTTACACTTACAACCAAAATGGAAACCAAGCGTTTCGTGGTTCAAAAATGCCGAATctcgtctaaatcatcatttgTCAGGACTTTTCGGAGTGAGTTCTTTGGCTTGGACAGGACATTTAGTTCATGTCGCTATTCCAGGATCCAGGGGACAGTACGTCAGATGGAATAATTTTTTAGATGTATTACCCTATCCTCAAGGGTTGGGACCACTTTTTACGGGTCAGTGGAATCTTTATGCCCAAAACCCTGATTCGAGTAGCCATTTATTTGGTACTTCCCAAGGAACAGGAACTGCCATTCTAACCCTTCTCGGTGGATTTCATCCACAAACGCAAAGTTtatggctgaccgatattgctcatcatcatttagctattgcatttattttcctgatcgctggtcatatgtatagaacTAACTTCGGGATTGGGCACAGTATCAAAGATCTTTTAGAAACACATATTCCTCCAGGGGGTCGATTAGGGCGTGGGCATAAGGGTCTTTATGACACAATCAATAATTCGCTTCATTTTCAATTAGGTCTTGCTCTAGCCTCTTTAGGGGTTATTACTTCCTTAGTAGCTCAACACATGTACTCTTTACCTGCTTATGCATTCATAGCACAAGACTTTACTACTCAAGCTGCGTTATATACTCatcaccaatacatcgcagggtttatCATGACAGGAGCCTTTGCTCATGGAGCTATATTCTTCATTAGAGATTACAATCCAGAACAGAATGAGGATAATGTATTGGCAAGAATGTTAGACCACAAAGAAGCTATCATATCTCATTTAAGTTGGGCCAGCCTGTTTCTTGGGTTCCATACCTTGGGCCTTTATGTTCATAACGATGTTATGCTCGCTTTTGGTACTCCGGaaaaacaaatcttgattgaacCTATATTTGCCCAATGGATACAATCCGCTCATGGTAAGACTTCATATGGGTTCGATGTACTCTTATCTTCAACGAATGGCCCAGCATTCAATGCAGGTCGAAGCATATGGTTACCGGGCTGGTTGAATGCTGTTAATGAGAATAGTAATTCACTCTTCTTAACAATAGGTCCTGGGGACTTCTTGGTTCATCATGCTATTGCTCTAGGTTTGCATACAACTACACTGATTTTAGTAAAAGGTGCTTTAGATGCACGTGGTTCCAAGTTAATGCCAGATAAAAAGGATTTCGGTTATAGTTTTCCTTGCGACGGCCCAGGACGCGGCGGTACTTGTGATATTTCTGCTTGGGACGCATTTTATTTGGCAGTTTTCTGGATGTTAAATACCATTGGGTGGGTTACTTTTTATTGGCATTGGAAACACATCACTTTATGGCAGGGTAACGTTTCACAATTTAATGAATCTTCCACTTATTTAATGGGATGGTTAAGAGATTATCTATGGTTAAACTCTTCACAACTTATCAATGGATATAATCCTTTTGGTATGAATAGTTTATCCGTATGGGCGTGGATGTTCTTATTTGGACATCTTGTTTGGGCTACTggatttatgtttttaatttcttGGCGCGGATATTGGCAGGAATTGATTGAAACTTTAGCATGGGCTCATGAACGCACACCTTTGGCTAATTTGATTCGATGGAGAGATAAGCCAGTGGCTCTTTCCATTGTGCAAGCAAGATTGGTTGGATTAGCCCACTTTTCCGTAGGCTATATATTCACTTATGCAGCTTTCTTGATTGCCTCTACATCAGGAAAATttggttaa